One genomic window of Vulgatibacter sp. includes the following:
- a CDS encoding lysylphosphatidylglycerol synthase domain-containing protein, which yields MSVPEGKRPASGRRSPLRTALDAAGLLLAAVLAWWAWTRADPHALAAAFRGGERTWLAVAAATLLTGHALRVLRWSSLCAGAGSAPGAALVAGPVGLLAVTLLPFRLGEGVRLALQRRLDAGAGLPRLVGLTLIERAGDLLGILLLVALGAAAAGSYLPAAGLACGVAVGAAVARGAERLGALQLEGRLRLQKLAALVLRLARTVLAQRPAALARVALLSVVAWFGDAVAIFALARAFGAAVEPGAAAAAAGWVALGVALPTAPAGLGTHQAVMAWALGGAVSFEAALAISLAMLALIVFAQALLTAAALASLLLRAGAVRRQQGAAGGASP from the coding sequence GTGAGCGTTCCGGAAGGCAAGAGGCCTGCGAGCGGGAGGCGCTCGCCGCTGCGCACCGCCCTCGACGCTGCAGGGCTCCTGCTCGCAGCGGTGCTGGCCTGGTGGGCGTGGACCAGGGCCGACCCCCACGCGTTGGCGGCGGCCTTCCGTGGCGGAGAGCGGACCTGGCTCGCGGTCGCCGCGGCGACGCTCCTCACCGGCCATGCGCTCCGCGTGCTGCGCTGGAGCTCGCTCTGCGCCGGCGCGGGCTCGGCGCCCGGCGCCGCGCTCGTCGCCGGGCCGGTCGGCCTGCTGGCGGTGACGCTCCTGCCCTTCCGCCTTGGGGAGGGCGTGCGTCTCGCGCTGCAGCGTCGCCTCGACGCAGGCGCGGGCCTGCCGCGGCTGGTCGGCCTCACCCTGATCGAGCGTGCCGGTGACCTCCTCGGGATCCTCCTCCTCGTCGCCCTCGGCGCCGCAGCAGCGGGCAGCTACCTGCCTGCAGCCGGCCTCGCCTGCGGCGTGGCGGTGGGCGCAGCGGTGGCGCGCGGGGCGGAGCGCCTGGGCGCGCTCCAGCTCGAAGGGCGCCTACGCCTGCAGAAGCTCGCCGCGCTCGTGCTGCGGCTCGCTCGAACCGTGCTCGCGCAGCGGCCCGCAGCCCTCGCACGCGTGGCGCTCCTCAGCGTGGTGGCCTGGTTCGGCGATGCGGTCGCAATCTTCGCCCTGGCTCGGGCGTTCGGCGCGGCGGTCGAGCCCGGCGCCGCTGCAGCAGCAGCTGGGTGGGTGGCCCTCGGCGTCGCGCTGCCGACGGCGCCGGCGGGCCTCGGCACCCACCAGGCGGTGATGGCCTGGGCCCTGGGCGGCGCCGTCTCCTTCGAGGCGGCGCTCGCGATCTCCCTGGCCATGCTCGCGCTGATCGTCTTCGCCCAGGCGCTGCTCACCGCCGCCGCGCTCGCCTCGCTGCTGCTCCGGGCTGGCGCAGTGCGCCGGCAGCAGGGCGCTGCCGGCGGCGCTTCGCCTTAA
- a CDS encoding LysR family transcriptional regulator, translating into MGRGSLGFDDIGSMVLFAHVVRSRSFTEAARREGVTKSSVSRRIAQLEETLGVKLLRRTTRKLDLTEEGMHFYEHCALVLDQVDAAAESVVGASEELKGPIRISAPVTLSQLHLGRAIAGFLIEHPAIEVHLTADDRLVDVVEGGFDVVVRIGRLAASSLVARRLAADRLVVCGAPSYFERNGVPETPGDLLHHNCLHYANVPLSGEWRFRGESGPEVVPVRGTLTSSDGTVLREAAIAGLGLVVVPRFMVAAELEAGSLVQVLSRWRRGAIGVFAVTAPGRQLPQRTRALLEALARHFAAAPAFTPA; encoded by the coding sequence ATGGGCCGCGGTTCCCTCGGCTTCGACGACATCGGCTCGATGGTCCTCTTCGCCCACGTGGTGCGGAGCCGCTCCTTCACCGAGGCGGCCCGCCGCGAAGGCGTGACCAAGTCGTCGGTGAGCCGGCGCATCGCGCAGCTCGAGGAGACGCTCGGCGTGAAGTTGCTGCGCCGCACCACCCGCAAGCTCGATCTCACCGAGGAGGGGATGCACTTCTACGAGCATTGCGCCCTCGTCCTCGACCAGGTCGACGCCGCAGCCGAATCGGTGGTCGGCGCCAGCGAGGAGCTCAAGGGGCCGATTCGCATCAGCGCCCCGGTGACCCTCTCCCAGCTGCATCTCGGCAGGGCCATCGCCGGATTCCTGATCGAGCATCCCGCGATCGAGGTGCACCTCACCGCGGACGATCGCCTCGTCGACGTGGTGGAGGGGGGCTTCGACGTCGTCGTCCGGATCGGACGCCTCGCCGCCTCGAGCCTCGTGGCCCGGCGTCTGGCAGCGGACCGCCTCGTCGTCTGCGGCGCCCCCTCCTATTTCGAGCGCAACGGCGTGCCGGAGACGCCGGGCGATCTGCTCCACCACAACTGCCTGCACTACGCCAACGTGCCGCTCTCGGGGGAGTGGCGTTTCCGCGGGGAATCGGGCCCGGAGGTCGTGCCGGTTCGCGGGACCCTCACGTCCAGCGACGGCACGGTGCTGCGGGAGGCGGCCATCGCGGGGCTGGGCCTCGTGGTGGTGCCGCGCTTCATGGTGGCCGCCGAGCTGGAGGCGGGGAGCCTGGTGCAGGTCCTTTCCCGGTGGCGCCGCGGCGCGATCGGCGTCTTCGCCGTGACCGCACCCGGGCGCCAGCTGCCGCAGCGCACCCGCGCGCTGCTCGAGGCCCTGGCGCGCCACTTTGCCGCTGCCCCGGCCTTCACCCCTGCCTGA
- a CDS encoding hemerythrin domain-containing protein: MDAIKLLKQQHREVEGLFEKIEDAEGDEKSQLFAQLADSFLVHCHIEEELFYPAVFEDRTEDDLREAVEEHLQAKRIIADMLDMDASDEQWTAKCAVLKEDIQHHVKEEEEELFPQVEKDFSKTRLDTLGRDMNKRADELKKEGEPRQLVYDETESAVLPS, from the coding sequence ATGGACGCGATCAAGCTTCTGAAGCAGCAGCACCGCGAGGTCGAGGGCCTCTTCGAGAAGATCGAGGACGCGGAGGGCGACGAGAAGAGCCAGCTCTTCGCGCAGCTCGCCGACTCCTTCCTCGTCCACTGCCACATCGAGGAGGAGCTCTTCTACCCGGCGGTCTTCGAGGACCGGACCGAGGACGATCTCCGCGAGGCGGTGGAGGAGCATCTGCAGGCCAAGCGGATCATCGCCGACATGCTCGACATGGACGCGTCGGACGAGCAGTGGACCGCGAAATGTGCCGTACTCAAGGAGGACATCCAGCACCACGTGAAGGAGGAGGAGGAGGAGCTCTTCCCGCAGGTGGAGAAGGACTTCAGCAAGACCCGCCTCGACACGCTCGGCCGCGACATGAACAAGCGCGCCGACGAGCTGAAGAAGGAAGGGGAGCCGCGCCAGCTCGTCTACGACGAGACCGAGAGCGCCGTGCTGCCTTCTTAA
- a CDS encoding DoxX family protein → MESLLRTDARNTALLVQRLVLALVILPHGAQKLLGWFGGYGFTGTMDFFTGTVGLPTPVAALVILFESVGAVLLAAGLFSRLAAAGIAAVMAGAALTTHLPYGFFMNWFGNQKGEGFEFHLLALALAIPLAIWGGGRASADARLATGLATGTVAVRNAAG, encoded by the coding sequence ATGGAAAGCTTGCTACGTACCGACGCGCGCAACACCGCGCTGCTCGTGCAGCGCCTCGTGCTGGCGCTGGTGATCCTGCCCCACGGGGCCCAGAAGCTGCTCGGCTGGTTCGGTGGTTACGGCTTCACCGGCACCATGGATTTCTTCACCGGGACGGTGGGCCTGCCGACCCCGGTGGCAGCCCTCGTGATCCTCTTCGAATCGGTCGGGGCCGTCCTGCTCGCAGCGGGGCTCTTCTCGCGGCTCGCGGCAGCGGGCATCGCCGCGGTGATGGCGGGGGCGGCCCTGACCACCCACCTGCCCTACGGCTTCTTCATGAACTGGTTCGGCAACCAGAAGGGCGAGGGGTTCGAATTCCACCTCCTCGCCCTGGCGCTGGCGATCCCGCTCGCCATCTGGGGCGGCGGTCGCGCCTCCGCGGATGCGCGCCTCGCCACCGGTCTCGCCACCGGTACGGTCGCGGTCAGGAACGCCGCCGGATGA